In Drosophila teissieri strain GT53w chromosome 2R, Prin_Dtei_1.1, whole genome shotgun sequence, the following proteins share a genomic window:
- the LOC122612340 gene encoding uncharacterized protein LOC122612340: MRPGPGLVVMALAFISGARRGSSSSISSATATPTAAATSAAAAAAAAAAQTSAASTSAAAAAAAANTAGGRKRGRSGGGVGGGGVATTLPSTGESSSSSFVRSSGSYLLPIFLPHHLDFALQFHPQLPPREYSQDQAHSESWASSRIADRLQQRRRRRESSSSRDIAGRAGGTGGTGGSGADPGGLGVTAGHSTESSEANNQEDDGQEDRGLTVQFPSSQAYDEDQDIFALVAEDDLLSEESFDRLIKLNEDADEEDYNLQQQQQQQHLPQHKQQQQQPGAETEIDTEPESETETETETETETETEAEAERETEQQQQDESRLIDEGVLQHSDHSNSHSKEFAISYDNNNNKREASGHILDAQTAQLIGHKDNTAPALASTESAGASSITTSLPAPVDLKKSILGTATSLTRLNPWISACDLAQPGTGTDLQGQCSAGTLPMAWVDEGPGPPTCPRSCAEQQQQKPVASKAKRSATSNNKVKYFVNYKTTQMRLRRAGDHAMDATDSHSPLASERPPSTTDDQDVDVEVDADVDVSSTTEEAEPEPTLSYSHLHAQEPVLAHQQDPREREREQEQQEQQQCLEYLGDSAESSPQHLCGLQSPGHLLERLKVLRLRNCCERSVFSSLHTLALNASLTDRQECVRVLSDLLDVDGLANRITCELAEILFRFDCRQVYSLINQCDDCKEAYRRWVCSTLVPYFAEPKDVSPQSQSQPKDEGQGKGKRSARSAEAMATADGIKHKSLKLISNNNKSNNGNNMNERQINQKHDKSSNANAKANSNTNSNASKDIDRSVEEAIDRDLAQTFFDVVGLSKPRRGEEELLPEDEAGLGRSADADSEVDKGAEADRNRGRNRETEMETEREAELELDTEAEAEQQSNNFISTANNSDPRATDPVISKLQKRSTRKTEFRKRRRIRPCLSVCQTVEQKCPYLLPADRAPALPTQYAGEPTFLCLDQNIPETGAQLEKSSYGPNDCCYSYCNGPASGICTVCQDFSQPRSQEGEVAGNSTRRVHNITLSLSSHPGEHARAKSVALALRNVSQTGSDPDAVETLLDRLPYYASHDGIFYYDEEGEMPHASLSGDCAVVPAATTRCSIPYFASGTGAVARPPTQLLVWLSALLGLLSSCGAARQRWSCQWSGGCGAHRGRSRQAVACEASCHEQELVKSRSCSQRSPKVRRKEQVRPGSRDQDAELVAFRTWLWSSSWHAYQLTCSKVRFFSSRSRFKGETRPARSNRSASSKDPRSLRGGSGVQWSRGAGCTRTRNYRFFYYYNYNINDWWRRWWRCLSSGAL, from the exons ATGCGGCCAGGACCCGGGCTGGTCGTGATGGCGCTTGCGTTTATTTCGGGGGCTCggcgtggcagcagcagcagcatcagctcagcaacagcaacaccaacagcggcagcaacatctgcagcggcagcagcagcagcggcggcagcacaAACATCCGCAGCATcaacatccgcagcagcagcagcagcagcagcaaacacaGCAGGCGGCCGTAAAAGGGGCAGAAGTGGCGGCGGAGtcggaggcggaggagttGCAACCACGTTACCGTCCACTGGCgagtcgtcgtcatcgtcattcGTTCGCAGCTCTGGCTCATACCTGCTGCCCATCTTCCTGCCCCACCATCTCGACTTCGCGCTCCAGTTCCACCCACAACTGCCGCCGCGGGAGTACAGCCAGGACCAGGCCCACTCCGAGTCCTGGGCATCCTCGAGGATCGCGGACAGGCTTCAGCAGCGGCGACGACGACgcgagagcagcagcagcagggatATAGCAGGTAGGGCAGGCGGAACAGGCGGTACAGGCGGGTCGGGAGCGGACCCAGGAGGTCTGGGAGTCACAGCCGGTCACAGCACCGAGTCAAGCGAGGCCAACAACCAGGAGGACGACGGCCAGGAGGATCGCGGCCTGACAGTGCAGTTCCCCTCGTCGCAGGCCTACGACGAGGACCAGGACATCTTTGCCCTGGTGGCCGAGGACGACCTGCTGTCCGAGGAGTCCTTCGATCGCCTGATCAAGCTCAACGAAGACGCCGACGAGGAGGACTAcaatctgcagcagcagcagcagcagcagcacttgccgcaacacaagcagcagcaacagcaacccggagcggaaacggaaatagACACAGAGCCAGAGAgcgagacggagacggagacggaaacggagacggagacagagacagaagcggaagcggaaagAGAGAccgaacagcagcagcaggacgagAGCCGACTGATTGATGAAGGTGTCCTGCAGCACAGCGaccacagcaacagccactCGAAGGAGTTCGCCATCAGCTAcgataacaacaataacaaacggGAGGCCAGCGGCCACATCCTTGATGCCCAGACGGCTCAGTTGATTGGCCACAAGGATAACACCGCGCCCGCCTTGGCCAGCACCGAGTCGGCAGGAGCCAGCAGCATCACCACATCCTTGCCAGCGCCCGTGGATCTGAAGAAGTCCATACTCGGGACTGCGACTTCGCTAACACGCCTTAATCCTTGGATATCAGCCTGTGATCTGGCACAGCCGGGCACAGGAACCGACTTGCAG GGTCAGTGCTCGGCTGGTACACTGCCCATGGCCTGGGTCGATGAGGGACCCGGGCCCCCAACCTGCCCGCGATCCTGcgccgagcagcagcaacagaagccaGTGGCCTCCAAGGCCAAGCGGAGTGCCACCAGTAACAATAAAGTCAAGTATTTCGTAAACTATAAGACAACCCAGATGCGATTGCGCCGCGCTGGGGACCACGCGATGGACGCCACCGACAGCCATTCCCCGCTGGCCAGCGAGCGGCCTCCGAGCACCACCGACGACcaggacgtggacgtggaggTGGACGCGGACGTGGACGTGTCCTCCACCACCGAGGAGGCGGAGCCGGAGCCCACGCTGTCCTACAGCCATCTGCACGCCCAGGAGCCGGTCCTGGCCCACCAGCAGGATccgcgggagcgggagcgggagcaggagcagcaggagcaacaacagTGCCTTGAATATCTGGGCGATTCCGCCGAGTCGAGTCCGCAGCACCTGTGCGGCCTCCAGTCACCTGGTCACCTGCTGGAGCGGCTGAAGGTCCTGCGGCTGCGCAACTGCTGCGAGAGGAGCGTCTTCAGCTCCCTGCACACGCTGGCCCTCAATGCCAGCCTCACCGATCGGCAGGAGTGCGTCCGCGTGCTCAGCGACCTGCTGGACGTGGATGGACTGGCCAACAGGATCACCTGCGAGCTGGCCGAGATCCTCTTCCGCTTCGACTGCCGGCAGGTCTACTCGCTGATCAACCAGTGCGACGACTGCAAG GAAGCATATCGTCGCTGGGTCTGCAGTACACTAGTGCCGTATTTCGCCGAGCCAAAGGACGTGTcgccgcagtcgcagtcgcagccgAAGGACGAGGGGCAGGGCAAGGGCAAACGCTCGGCGAGGAGTGCGGAGGCAATGGCGACGGCGGACGGAATCAAGCATAAATCTCTGAAATTAAtcagcaataacaataaatcaaataacgGCAATAACATGAACGAGCGTCAGATTAATCAGAAGCATGACAAGAGCTCCAATGCGAACGCGAAGGCGAACTCGAACACGAACTCGAACGCCAGCAAGGACATTGACCGCAGCGTGGAGGAGGCGATTGACAGGGACCTGGCCCAGACATTCTTCGATGTTGTTGGCCTGTCTAAGCCCCGCCGCGGCGAGGAGGAGCTCCTGCCGGAGGACGAGGCTGGATTAGGACGCAGTGCGGACGCGGACTCCGAGGTGGACAAGGGTGCGGAGGCGGACAGGAACAGAGGTAGGAACAgggagacggagatggagacggaGAGGGAggcggagctggagctggataCGGAGGCCGAGGCCGAACAACAATCCAATAATTTCATATCGACTGCCAATAATTCGGATCCCAGAGCTACGGATCCAGTGATATCAAAACTACAGAAGAG ATCAACACGCAAGACAGAGTTCCGTAAGCGTCGTCGTATCCGGCCGTGCCTGAGCGTCTGCCAAACCGTGGAACAAAAGTGCCCCTACCTGCTGCCCGCCGATCGCGCCCCTGCGCTGCCCACCCAATATGCCGGCGAGCCGACATTTCTCTGCCTAG ATCAAAACATACCCGAGACAGGGGCGCAGCTGGAGAAGTCGAGCTACGGCCCCAACGACTGCTGCTACAGCTACTGCAACGGACCGGCCTCCGGAATCTGCACCGTCTGCCAGGACTTCAGCCAGCCCCGCTCGCAGGAGGGCGAAGTGGCGGGCAACTCCACCCGCCGTGTGCACAACATCACGCTCTCGCTGAGCTCACATCCCGGCGAGCACGCCCGCGCCAAGAGCGTGGCTTTGGCCCTGCGCAACGTCAGCCAAACCGGAAGCGATCCGGACGCCGTGGAAACGCTCCTCGACCGCCTGCCGTACTACGCCAGCCACGACGGCATCTTCTACTACGACGAGGAGGGCGAGATGCCGCACGCCTCGCTCTCCGGCGACTGTGCCGTAGTGCCCGCCGCGACCACGCGCTGCTCCATTCCGTACTTCGCCTCCGGGACGGGTGCGGTGGCCAGGCCGCCGACGCAGCTGCTGGTCTGGCTGAGCGCCCTGCTCGGCCTGCTCAGCAGCTGTGGAGCGGCGCGCCAGAGGTGGAGCTGCCAGTGGAGCGGTGGCTGCGGCGCCCACCGGGGTCGCAGTCGCCAGGCGGTCGCCTGCGAGGCCAGCTGCCACGAGCAGGAGCTGGTGAagagcaggagctgcagccaGCGGAGTCCGAAAGTGCGCAGGAAGGAACAGGTCAGGCCGGGAAGTCGGGATCAGGACGCCGAGCTGGTGGCCTTCAGGACGTGGCTGTGGTCCAGCTCCTGGCACGCCTACCAGCTGACCTGCAGCAAAGTGCGGTTCTTCAGTAGCCGGAGTAGGTTCAAAGGCGAGACGAGACCGGCTCGTTCAAATCGGTCAGCAAGCTCCAAGGACCCGCGCTCGCTCAGAGGCGGGAGTGGAGTGCAGTGGAGTCGGGGGGCAGGATGCACTAGGACTAGGAACTACCGCTTCTTCTActactacaactacaacatcAACGACTGGTGGCGGAGATGGTGGCGCTGCCTGAGCAGCGGGGCCTTATAG